GATGTGCAGCGAGAACAGGCGGCTCAAGCTGTTTCAAGCGGACCCCTTCGACTACCAAACCATCGTCGACGCCGTGAAGGGCTGCTCCGGCCTCTTCTACACGTTCGAGCCTCCCCAGGATGAGTCCTATGACGTAAGTGCTTACTTCATCGACTTGTATCCATTGAACTGAGAAGCGATAGGCTTTCCGAAACATTTCGTCGAACAGTATACGTGCTTGTTGTCATGAGTTGGCCGTATTGATTGCACCAACTGTTTGATTATGACGGCCACAGAGTCTGAGGTAACCCAGCGTGCCCTTTGACTTCTTTAAAGAATCGACAGCGCGCATGGATACGCCTGGTCCACTGTGCACATGGAACAGTTGGAAGCAGACAAGCCTGTCATCAATCCTGCTGTTTCTTCGCCTAGCTTCGAGTGAAAACGCGGGTTCTGACCTTCTGCTTCCACCAAGTTGGCAGACTGTCACTTGTGAACAGTGCAATAACTCTTGTGTCGATCTGGTCAAGCAAAAACCCAGTATGATACCAAGAGAGTTATTACGTCAGTAATAGCTGGTCCAAATATGCATCTTCTCCGCTACTGTAATTACAGCAAACACCTTCAGCGCACCTTTCCGTGGTGTATGATGCAGGAGCTGATGGTCGAAGTCGAGGTGAGAGCCGCACACAACGTGGTGGAAGCATGTGCCCAGGTGGACACCATCGAGAGGGTGGTGTTCACGTCGTCGGTGACCGCGGTCGTTTGGAAAGAAAACCGCAAGCTAGCGGCGGACGTCGACGAGAGGGAATGGAGCGAGCCCAACTTCTGCAGAAAGTTCAAGGtaaccttcttcttcctcctccataaGACCTCAGCACCGTATTCTATGTAAGGCAATGCCCTCGTGGTTGACGGCAGCTTTGGCACGCGTTGGCAAAGACGTTAGCGGAGAAGACGGCGTGGGCGCTGGCAATGGACAGGGGCGTCGACATGGTCTCCGTTAACGCCGGGCTCCTAACGGGGCCGGAGATCTCCGTCAGCAACCCCTACTTGAAGGGGGCTCCGCAGATGTACGAAGACGGCGTCTTGGTGACGGTGGACATCGACTTCCTCGTCGACGCCCACATCGCCGTCTACGAGGGCCCCTCCGCTTACGGACGTTACCTCTGCTTCAGCAACGTCGTCTGCCGCCCCCCTGACGCCGTTAAGCTCGCCCAGCTGGTCTCCCCCGATGCCCCTTCGTCTCCCCAAAGGTCTGCCTTCTATAGTCGACATTATTCTATCAGACCTCCGACGTTGCCTAATGCTGTGCGTTGAATGGCTTACAGTAATGAGTTGAAGGTGATAGCGCAGCGGATTCAGAACAAGAAGCTGAGCAAGCTGATGGTGGATTTCGACGTGCGGATACAGGTGGAGTAGTAGACAGCCGTCCGTTTTGCTTCTGATGGTTGGAGATGTGGAAATGCTGTGTGGAGTCTTTTAAGTCATCATCAACTGTGTATATGTAGAGTGCTCCCTGGTTTCAAATATCCAAAAGAAAGAGTATATGTTGATTGGATTTGCATAAAATTGGCAGATGATTGAATTGTTTTTACCATTGAAAATTGTTAGTAATTCCTTGGCTAAATCGAGCTGtggatgtttctattttttaatcaattaatTGTTAATCCTAATTGATTTCAATCAATAAGATAGTGAGTTTCATAGACTCACTCCTAATTGATTTTAATGAATAATAACTATTTTTATTTACCATATATAAGATAGCTTTATAGTAAGTTAATAGAGGAAAATAttagaatatttaaaatatttttcaaactgtTAATTTGAATTAATACCCATAGGAGCTAATGCTCTTAGATAATCATCGATATTAAATGTTCTCGATTAATGGTtgacatattttttttatacaatataatccaacaaaaaaaaattccttAATCCAAAAATCATcggattaaaattataaaaaacaaaatataaaccAAAATTATCACTATATCGTGTGATTCGGGTCGGACGCTGCTCATCAAACTCCGAATCCGACCAAAGGAATGAACAGTGCCACTTGGGGGTGCCAACCGTGAAACTGCAACCATACCCGTTAAGCGCAACAGCGAAGTGTCATCCGACGGACGTTACCTCACGTGAACCCCAAACGCCCATTCTCCCGTTTCGCCCACACGCGCCTCCTCACTCACCGCCGCCGTCGCCTTTCTTCGTACCTCCCCGCCCCCAATCTCCTCGAGCGAGGAAGATTCCAACGAGGGAGGTCGAAGAATCTTTCACCATGGCTTCGGAGAGCGTCGCTGATCGGAACGCCGTCTTCAGGAAGCTGAAATCCAAGTCGGAAAACAAGGTGATTCCCCCGTCgaacctcttcttctccctcctcctcttttCAGGGCTTGTTTATGTTCGGGGATGAGTTGGTGCTTAGGGATCTGATTCTGAGTGTGTGGATCCTGATGGGTTCCTTCAGATCTGACCGATTCTGAGTGCGGATCCTTTTTTTCCCCGCAGATGTGCTTCGATTGCAACGCGAAGAACCCCACGTGGGCGTCGGTGACGTACGGGATCTTCCTCTGCATTGATTGCTCCGCCGTTCATCGCAGCCTTGGTGTGCATGTTAGCTTCGTCAGGTATGTGGCGTTTTCCTTTGGGTGATTTGCGTTTTTCGTTTTACGATTTTGGGATCATGGGCAATTTCTCGTATCTATTTTTAAGAATTATTGATTCTACTCCAAAGGTGGAATGCGTTCTGCATGTTGTTGTAATGTTTGGACGCTCTCTTTTTTGTCTTTTTGGAGAAGTTGAAGGCTTTAATTAGTGTTTTGCTATGATAATGCAAATGCAATTTCATGAAATACTAACCAAGTACCCAAGAACTACTCCAGTGTTCTTCATCACGAAACATTGTTTTATTATTGGAGCTTTAGTTAGTGTCCTTATATGGTGTATGATAGAGATACGATATTTTCAATTTATAAAATCCTTGTGGAAAATAAATCAAGTTTTGTCTTTGATTTGCATCGTAGAATATTGATGTCAGGAAGTTCTGTTTCTTATTTTTGGTTTTGATCTATCTGGTGATGGTTGGAGAAGCATATTTATGCGAAACCTCCTAAAATGCCTGATGCCATGTCTGTTTAAAGTTTCTTGGGGTGCTTTAACTCTTGAGATTGTGTTTAATGTTGGATGTCGTAGAATATTAATGTTGGATGGTCGGAGACATTGACTATTCGAAATCCAATGGATCTGGATTACTTCCATCATTGCAACCCTCAACCTcaatatgttaaaagaaaatatCTGGGTTAGATATGCTTGCTTGGT
The DNA window shown above is from Musa acuminata AAA Group cultivar baxijiao chromosome BXJ2-4, Cavendish_Baxijiao_AAA, whole genome shotgun sequence and carries:
- the LOC103982459 gene encoding cinnamoyl-CoA reductase 1 isoform X2; translated protein: MAPAFVHRDRNTVCVMDASCRLGISLVRRLLQRGCTVHAASYHHGESSGVLKRMCSENRRLKLFQADPFDYQTIVDAVKGCSGLFYTFEPPQDESYDELMVEVEVRAAHNVVEACAQVDTIERVVFTSSVTAVVWKENRKLAADVDEREWSEPNFCRKFKLWHALAKTLAEKTAWALAMDRGVDMVSVNAGLLTGPEISVSNPYLKGAPQMYEDGVLVTVDIDFLVDAHIAVYEGPSAYGRYLCFSNVVCRPPDAVKLAQLVSPDAPSSPQSNELKVIAQRIQNKKLSKLMVDFDVRIQVE
- the LOC103982459 gene encoding cinnamoyl-CoA reductase 1 isoform X1; amino-acid sequence: MAPAFVHRDRNTVCVMDASCRLGISLVRRLLQRGCTVHAASYHHGSQFALGFFHLVVVGCFCVCWIPTIAASGESSGVLKRMCSENRRLKLFQADPFDYQTIVDAVKGCSGLFYTFEPPQDESYDELMVEVEVRAAHNVVEACAQVDTIERVVFTSSVTAVVWKENRKLAADVDEREWSEPNFCRKFKLWHALAKTLAEKTAWALAMDRGVDMVSVNAGLLTGPEISVSNPYLKGAPQMYEDGVLVTVDIDFLVDAHIAVYEGPSAYGRYLCFSNVVCRPPDAVKLAQLVSPDAPSSPQSNELKVIAQRIQNKKLSKLMVDFDVRIQVE